In Cloacibacillus sp., the DNA window CTGAGCTGCACGCAAAACCTCTCCGGCAGGCTCTTGACCGTAAATACTCCGGTCTTGATCTTCCGCGCGTTGTCAAGGACGGCGATCCTCTCCCTGATGAGCCCCTCCCGCGTCCGCAGATCCCGCAGCCGTTCGCCGAGCAGCCGCCGCTCTCTGTGCAGCAGCTCCAGTGTGTTGCCGACGCTCTGATCGGCCAGGTACTCCTTTATCTGGGACATGGAAAAATCAAGCCGCCGCAGGTCGCGGATTATGTTCAGCTTGTACATCTCTTTCAGGCTGTAAAGACGGTAGCCGTTGGCCTCCCGGCGCGGGCGCAGGATGCCAAGCCGCTCGTAGTACCGGAGGGAATCGGCGCCAATGCCGTAAAGCTTGGATATTTCGTTGATCTTGTAGTAATTTCTCATCGCTGCGCTCCACCTCACATACACCGTGAAAATTTTTCCCTTGACCTTAGTATTATGCCAGAGTTTATAGTATACGCGAAGGGAAGCGTATCAAAATGGTAAAAAATTTCTTTCTCGATTCAATACGGAAAAATATGGCGGGACTATCTCTCCGAAAAATAGTTATAATTATAATCGGAACGGCGATAAGTTCGTTCGGAGTTTATAATATACATCAGCTGGGCGTTATTACGGAGGGCGGCGTTCTCGGTATGATCCTGCTGATAAATCACTGGCTGGGCATATCACCGTCAATTATCACTCCGCTGCTGGATATTGCCTGTTATTCGTTGGCTTTTAAGTACCTCGGCGGCGTCTTTATCCGGCTGTCGGCGGTGGCGACTTTAAGCCTCGCGGGTTTCTTTTGGCTGTGGGAACAGTTCCCGCGTATGCTGCCTGATATGACAGGCACGCCGCTGCTCGCCGCGGTCTGCGGCGGGATCTTTGTCGGACTTGGAGTCGGCCTGATCGTCCGGCAGGGCGGTTCCGGCGGCGGCGATGATGCGCTGGCGCTGACGATTTCCCGTGTCACAAAATGGAAGATCGCCCGGGCCTACATTTTGACGGATGTCGTCGTTCTGGTTCTGTCGCTGAGCTATATCCCGTTCAGCCGCATCGCCTTTTCGCTGATAACGGTCACCGTCTCATCTCTGCTGATCGGGTTCATCCAGGAGGCAAAGATTTTTC includes these proteins:
- a CDS encoding YitT family protein; translation: MAGLSLRKIVIIIIGTAISSFGVYNIHQLGVITEGGVLGMILLINHWLGISPSIITPLLDIACYSLAFKYLGGVFIRLSAVATLSLAGFFWLWEQFPRMLPDMTGTPLLAAVCGGIFVGLGVGLIVRQGGSGGGDDALALTISRVTKWKIARAYILTDVVVLVLSLSYIPFSRIAFSLITVTVSSLLIGFIQEAKIFPAQREGTISEKE